A single window of Tiliqua scincoides isolate rTilSci1 chromosome 10, rTilSci1.hap2, whole genome shotgun sequence DNA harbors:
- the ARHGEF1 gene encoding rho guanine nucleotide exchange factor 1 isoform X3 codes for MGLYYRLTISADEEKCSAIFTAIVTYMKHLGVKTKGADSKKSKANFFRKKISGTKKPEEAPKPKKGFSILDPSRWNRGDSHYSDYRQSKAEGEASDKAPALDKKGAKLAEGVTGRGKGSFSGSDTSGVSVTVHPPPGEGNDGEQGSDNQVQVDPGDSPVTEQPPAGEQPPVDDGAENERLTGKLGRSESLRVYERKRSQRGSAKGKQPRSRSDVDIEAAARASELEEKPSLEQARQKQGSRNLEPGGAGGGEPPPSFLLPQSEETEPRVSELELEPPNWRELVPADTLLRLKKSEVKRQEVINELLITEHAHLRMLRVLLELFYQPLLIEGFFGEEDLANIFPSLEELIDEHRAFLENMKKLREENNSLVSEIGNTLLARFDGEEGKWFQKISARFCSRQSFALEQLKAKQKKEPRFNQFIQEAESQPRCRRLQLKDIIPTEMQRLTKYPLLLHNIAKCTEETEEREKVERAADCCRQILNHVNQEVRNMENFLKLKDYQRRLDLSNLKQSTDSILSEFRNSDISLKNLVYEGPLTWRITKDKAVDVHVLLLDDMLVLLQKQEERLVLKCHSRTITPTPDGKQMLSPIIKLNSAMTREVATDHKAFYVLCSWENSAQIYELVAQTVSERKIWCSVISDTAGCLKLPSSKQRLSVPRAPPHSPGCYSEGLLAGTENGSSLKSEEREKDGSLEGDFEEQKPSKALEEFVADVLPFYKPQPDGQGALAAAAQERILALKRLLQVSEEVDIPFPAERPDCPPENGNLREGEEEEEWGLGHRTKTERHQKEGGTPNGPQDTEWSSDHLHREGLGSPIFLSHQQLDGVKHHLRLLEDAVQSLKDIEADFWRLQHLMGKFKLSQQSSFT; via the exons ATGGGGCTGTATTACCG CCTCACCATATCTGCAGACGAGGAGAAATG CTCTGCCATTTTCACCGCCATCGTGACTTATATGAAGCACCTGGGGGTTAAGACGAAAGGAGCTGATAGCAAGAAGTCCAAAGCCAACTTCTTCCGCAAGAAG ATTTCAGGGACCAAGAAACCTGAAGAGGCTCCCAAACCCAAAAAAGGCTTTAGCATCTTGGATCCTTCCCGGTGGAACCGTGGTGACTCCCACT ATTCTGATTACAGACAGTCCAAAGCTGAGGGTGAAG CAAGTGACAAAGCTCCAGCCTTGGACAAGAAAGGAGCTAAGCTTGCAGAGGGAGTCACAGGGCGGGGCAAGGGCAGCTTTTCAGGCTCAGATACCTCTGGAGTGTCCGTCACTGTCCACCCCCCACCTGGAGAGGGCAACGATGGAGAACAGG GATCAGACAATCAGGTTCAAGTGGACCCAGGGGACTCCCCTGTTACGGAGCAGCCACCGGCTGGGGAACAGCCCCCAGTGGATGATGGAGCAGAAAATGAAAG GCTGACAGGAAAGTTGGGCCGCTCGGAGAGCCTGCGGGTTTACGAGCGGAAGCGGTCTCAGCGTGGTTCAGCCAAGGGCAAGCAGCCGCGCTCGAGGAGCGATGTGGACATCGAGGCCGCTGCCCGGGCCAGTGAACTGGAGGAGAAGCCATCCCTAGAGCAGGCTCGGCAGAAGCAGGGAAGCCGCAA TTTGGAgccaggaggggcagggggaggggagcccCCGCCGTCCTTTCTGCTTCCCCAGTCTGAGGAGACTGAGCCGCGTGTTTCGGAATTGGAACTGGAACCGCCGAACTGGCGAGAACTCGTCCCAGCCGACACCCTCCTCAGGCTGAAGAAAAGCGAAGTGAAGCGGCAGGAAGTGATAAATG AGCTGTTGATCACAGAGCACGCCCACTTGCGGATGCTTCGGGTGCTGCTGGAGCTCTTCTACCAGCCCTTACTGATTGAGGGGTTCTTCGGGGAGGAAGACTTGGCAAACATCTTCCCCAGCCTGGAGGAGTTGATTGATGAACACA GAGCATTTCTGGAGAACATGAAGAAGCTGAGAGAGGAAAACAATTCCCTTGTTTCTGAGATTGGAAACACTCTGCTTGCTCGG TTTGATGGAGAAGAAGGAAAATGGTTCCAGAAAATCTCAGCCCGCTTTTGTAGTCGCCAGTCTTTTGCTCTTGAGCAGCTGAAAGCCAAGCAGAAGAAGGAACCCCGTTTCAACCAGTTTATTCAG GAGGCCGAAAGCCAACCTCGGTGCCGGAGGCTGCAGCTAAAGGACATCATCCCCACTGAGATGCAGAGGCTCACCAAGTATCCATTGCTTCTTCACAACATTGCCAAATGCACTG AGGAGACTGAAGAGCGTGAGAAGGTGGAAAGGGCAGCTGACTGCTGTCGGCAGATCCTCAACCATGTCAACCAGGAGGTTCGCAACATGGAAAACTTCCTG AAACTCAAAGATTATCAGCGTCGCTTGGATCTCTCCAACCTGAAGCAAAGCACCGATTCCATCCTGAGTGAATTTAGG AACTCGGACATCTCCTTAAAAAACCTTGTATATGAGGGGCCCTTGACGTGGCGTATCACCAAGGATAAAGCAGTAG atgtCCATGTTCTCTTGCTGGACGACATGCTTGTTCTCCTACAGAAGCAGGAAGAGCGCTTGGTCCTCAAATGTCACAGCCGCACTATCACCCCAACTCCCGATGGGAAGCAGATGTTAAGCCCCATCATCAAGCTGAATTCAGCCATGACTCGTGAAGTGGCCACAG ACCACAAAGCCTTCTATGTGCTCTGCAGCTGGGAGAACTCGGCTCAGATCTACGAGCTGGTGGCCCAGACCGTGTCAGAAAGGAAGAT CTGGTGCAGTGTGATCAGTGACACTGCTGGGTGTTTGAAACTTCCCAGTAGTAAACAGCGTCTCTCAGTGCCACGGGCTCCGCCACATAGCCCAGGCTG CTactcagaggggctgctggctggGACGGAGAACGGCAGCTCCCTCAAATCAGAAG AACGAGAGAAAGATGGGTCATTAGAAGGGGATTTTGAAGAACAGAAGCCAAGTAAGGCTTTGGAGGAGTTTGTGGCGGACGTACTGCCTTTTTACAAGCCTCAGCCTGATGGACAGGGTGCCTTGGCAGCCGCAGCGCAGGAGAGAA TACTGGCACTGAAGAGGCTACTTCAGGTATCGGAGGAAGTAGATATTCCCTTCCCAGCAGAGCGCCCAGACTGCCCCCCCGAGAACGGGAACCTCCgtgagggggaagaggaagaagagtggGGTTTGGGTCACAGGACCAAGACGGAGAGGCACCAAAAAGAGG